A single region of the Solwaraspora sp. WMMD406 genome encodes:
- a CDS encoding CDP-alcohol phosphatidyltransferase family protein yields MPFAYPQGEQTVTVARLDDFYQANRGGGLFSETVSQRLGAVFALAGARTGLAPTVLTVTNLLLGLAASVAVIASAGAVADGTVPGWLIGLVALVGWQVAYALDCADGQLARVTGQTSPAGARVDVLCDVAAQIALVTALSAVAVAQVPETPVWLIGAFAGTWMVNLVTSVMQAGPNAASMVTSTSLPVRLVKLIRDYGAVIVVAGVVLTAAPALTIWLIAAFTVVNGGFLLASVAFSARSALR; encoded by the coding sequence GTGCCCTTCGCATACCCTCAAGGTGAACAAACGGTAACCGTAGCCCGGCTGGACGACTTCTATCAGGCGAACAGAGGGGGCGGGCTGTTCAGCGAGACGGTCAGCCAGCGCCTCGGTGCCGTGTTCGCGCTCGCCGGGGCCCGGACCGGTTTGGCTCCGACCGTACTGACCGTGACGAACCTGCTGCTCGGGTTGGCCGCGTCGGTCGCGGTCATCGCGTCCGCCGGCGCGGTCGCCGACGGGACCGTCCCGGGCTGGCTGATCGGTCTGGTCGCGCTGGTCGGCTGGCAGGTGGCGTACGCCTTGGACTGTGCCGACGGTCAGTTGGCCCGGGTGACCGGGCAGACCAGTCCGGCTGGTGCCCGCGTCGACGTGCTCTGCGACGTGGCCGCGCAGATCGCCCTGGTGACGGCGTTGTCGGCGGTGGCGGTTGCGCAGGTCCCGGAAACCCCGGTGTGGCTGATCGGGGCGTTCGCCGGCACCTGGATGGTCAACCTGGTGACCTCGGTGATGCAGGCCGGCCCCAACGCGGCCAGCATGGTCACCTCGACCTCGCTACCCGTACGGCTGGTGAAGCTGATCCGCGACTACGGCGCGGTGATCGTCGTCGCCGGGGTGGTGCTGACCGCCGCTCCCGCGCTCACCATCTGGCTGATCGCCGCGTTCACCGTCGTCAACGGCGGTTTCCTGCTGGCCAGCGTCGCCTTCTCCGCCCGCTCCGCCCTGCGCTGA
- a CDS encoding DUF559 domain-containing protein — MPAAVVPRELTVGPFSGRRAVATGLLTRRMLDGSTWRRLLPDVYVYAGAFDIDDHRMWCAAVALNLPDSGAIGGPSAAYLWGVDLLPRRSPVHVVVPRGRRIRKHPWVSATYFTLAARDATRLFEMPVTSEVRTAFDLGRLLPRADALAAVDAFLHRRLLRVDQLIHYVDEHPGWPGISQLREIGGLADASCASPMESRLRLLLHDAGLPRPVPQFEIRTAQRYFVARVDFAYPPWRIAIEYEGDHHRERSVFRRDVRRYNALRAEGWLVLRFTADDVLRRSTQLIEEVRRAITERTSIG, encoded by the coding sequence ATGCCTGCCGCTGTGGTGCCACGAGAGCTGACTGTCGGGCCGTTCTCCGGCAGGCGTGCCGTGGCCACCGGGTTGCTGACCAGGCGCATGTTGGATGGTTCGACGTGGCGCCGGCTGCTGCCCGACGTGTACGTGTACGCGGGTGCCTTCGACATCGACGATCACCGGATGTGGTGCGCGGCGGTGGCGCTCAATCTCCCCGATTCCGGTGCGATCGGCGGCCCCAGCGCCGCCTACCTGTGGGGCGTCGATCTGCTGCCTCGTCGCAGTCCGGTGCACGTCGTCGTGCCACGCGGACGGCGGATCCGGAAGCACCCGTGGGTGTCCGCGACGTACTTCACGCTTGCCGCGCGGGACGCCACGCGCCTGTTCGAGATGCCGGTGACGAGTGAGGTGCGAACCGCGTTCGACCTTGGCCGGCTGCTGCCGCGCGCCGATGCACTCGCTGCTGTCGACGCCTTCCTGCATCGTCGGCTCCTCCGAGTGGACCAGTTGATCCACTATGTCGATGAGCATCCGGGCTGGCCCGGGATAAGCCAACTGCGCGAGATCGGCGGGCTCGCCGACGCGTCGTGCGCCTCGCCGATGGAAAGCCGGCTGCGACTGCTGTTGCACGACGCAGGGCTGCCGCGCCCCGTACCGCAGTTCGAGATCAGGACCGCACAGCGCTACTTCGTCGCACGAGTCGACTTTGCCTATCCGCCATGGCGGATCGCCATCGAGTACGAGGGAGACCATCATCGGGAACGGTCGGTGTTTCGGCGGGACGTCCGTCGCTACAACGCGTTGCGGGCCGAGGGCTGGCTGGTGCTGCGGTTCACCGCCGACGACGTGCTGCGCCGGTCGACGCAGCTGATCGAGGAGGTGCGGCGAGCGATCACGGAACGCACATCGATCGGCTGA
- a CDS encoding glycosyltransferase family 4 protein: protein MRVVVAHNRYRQAQPSGENVIVDSEIAQLAAAGVDVVPFLRSSDDIPAMSAAGKALLPISPGYAPAAERDLDRLLREHRPDVLHLHNPYPLISPWAIRTAHRHQVPVVHTVHNYRQVCSSGLYFRDGRICTDCRGRAIGLPGVLHRCYRGSRAQSAVMAATLALHRPTWRSVDRFIALTSAVAAHLREYGIPDERITVKPNAIPDPGPPAPLGDGFLFLGRLTPEKGIGLLLDAWRRHPDGALGTLRIGGDGELRPFVESAAADRADIDFLGPLDRSAVRDALRATAVVLAVSTWHDVLPTVVIEALASGRPVLGTALGGIPYLIGADAADSAGAGGASGPAGWVVPPEAAALAAALPVARDGATALAGVARTRYESTFHPDVVMKQHLAIYDAVTARR, encoded by the coding sequence GTGAGAGTCGTCGTGGCGCACAACCGTTACCGGCAGGCCCAGCCGTCCGGCGAGAACGTCATCGTCGACAGCGAGATCGCCCAACTCGCCGCCGCCGGAGTCGACGTCGTCCCGTTCCTGCGCAGCTCCGACGACATCCCGGCGATGTCGGCGGCCGGCAAGGCGCTGCTGCCGATCTCGCCCGGCTATGCCCCGGCCGCCGAGCGCGACCTGGACCGCCTGCTCCGCGAGCACCGACCCGATGTGCTGCACCTGCACAACCCGTACCCGTTGATCTCGCCCTGGGCGATCCGCACCGCCCACCGTCACCAGGTGCCGGTGGTGCACACCGTGCACAACTACCGGCAGGTCTGTTCGTCGGGCCTGTACTTTCGCGACGGCCGGATCTGCACCGACTGCCGGGGGCGGGCGATCGGCCTGCCGGGCGTGCTGCACCGCTGCTACCGGGGCTCCCGGGCGCAGAGCGCGGTGATGGCCGCCACTCTGGCCCTGCACCGACCCACCTGGCGTTCGGTCGACCGGTTCATCGCGCTCACCTCCGCCGTCGCCGCGCACCTGCGCGAGTACGGCATTCCCGACGAGCGGATCACGGTCAAGCCGAACGCGATCCCGGACCCCGGACCGCCCGCCCCGCTCGGCGACGGCTTCCTGTTCCTCGGCCGGCTCACCCCGGAAAAAGGCATCGGCCTGCTGCTCGACGCTTGGCGGCGGCACCCCGACGGGGCGCTCGGCACGCTGCGGATCGGCGGCGACGGCGAACTGCGGCCCTTCGTCGAGTCGGCCGCCGCCGACCGCGCCGACATCGACTTCCTCGGCCCGCTGGACAGATCAGCGGTACGCGACGCGCTGCGCGCCACCGCCGTGGTGTTGGCCGTCTCCACCTGGCACGACGTCCTGCCGACCGTGGTGATCGAAGCGCTGGCCAGCGGCCGGCCGGTGCTCGGTACCGCGCTCGGCGGCATTCCGTACCTGATCGGCGCCGATGCCGCCGACTCCGCCGGTGCCGGCGGGGCCAGTGGTCCGGCCGGCTGGGTGGTGCCGCCGGAGGCGGCCGCGCTGGCCGCCGCCCTGCCGGTCGCCCGCGACGGCGCTACCGCCTTGGCCGGCGTCGCCCGCACCCGCTATGAGAGCACCTTCCACCCCGACGTGGTCATGAAGCAGCACCTCGCCATCTACGACGCGGTGACTGCTCGGCGCTGA
- a CDS encoding DNA-formamidopyrimidine glycosylase family protein, which yields MPELPEVQALAAYLRERAVGRRVQRVEVCAINALKTYDPPPSALAGRTVTDAGRHGKFLDVEFGDGNEVHGVDGGGDDGEVHGEPVRLVVHLARAGWLHYRERFPSAAPLKPGKGPIALRVRLDDGSGFDLTEAGTQKKLAAYLVTDPGAVPGVARLGPDALTADLATFSERLRGRRGQVKGVLTDQEVLAGIGNAYSDEILHTARLSPFALTHRLSDEQLGVLHAATGQVLSDAVRRSVGQRAAELKGEKRSGLRVHARTGLPCPVCGDQVREVSFADSSLQYCPICQTGGKPLADRRLSRLVR from the coding sequence GTGCCCGAGTTGCCGGAGGTCCAGGCGCTCGCGGCCTACCTGCGGGAGCGCGCGGTGGGTCGCCGGGTGCAGCGTGTCGAGGTGTGCGCGATCAACGCGCTCAAGACCTACGATCCGCCGCCGTCGGCGCTGGCCGGCCGTACGGTGACCGATGCCGGCCGGCACGGCAAGTTCCTCGACGTCGAGTTCGGTGACGGCAACGAGGTGCACGGCGTCGACGGCGGCGGCGACGATGGCGAGGTGCACGGCGAACCCGTGCGTCTGGTGGTGCACCTGGCGCGGGCCGGTTGGCTGCACTACCGGGAACGTTTCCCGTCGGCGGCGCCGTTGAAGCCGGGCAAGGGGCCGATAGCGCTGCGGGTACGGCTCGACGACGGTTCCGGCTTCGACCTGACCGAGGCCGGTACGCAGAAGAAGTTGGCCGCCTATCTGGTGACCGATCCGGGTGCCGTGCCGGGGGTGGCCCGGCTGGGTCCGGACGCGCTCACCGCCGATCTGGCGACCTTCAGCGAGCGGTTGCGTGGTCGCCGGGGTCAGGTCAAAGGGGTGTTGACCGATCAGGAGGTGCTGGCCGGGATCGGCAACGCGTACTCGGACGAGATCCTGCACACGGCGCGGTTGTCGCCGTTCGCCCTCACCCACCGGCTGAGCGACGAGCAGCTGGGCGTCCTGCACGCGGCGACCGGCCAGGTGTTGTCGGACGCGGTGCGGCGGTCGGTCGGGCAACGGGCGGCGGAGTTGAAGGGTGAGAAGCGTTCCGGACTCCGGGTGCACGCCCGGACCGGCCTCCCTTGCCCGGTTTGCGGCGATCAAGTGAGAGAAGTCTCTTTTGCAGATTCGAGCCTGCAGTACTGCCCCATCTGCCAGACCGGCGGCAAGCCACTCGCTGACCGACGGTTGTCCCGTCTTGTGCGTTAG
- a CDS encoding sugar transferase encodes MRHVDSFEIQPPVPVPPTNGVPRSAWARARRRASRWHRPYTAILLGLDFAAAVLASFVSISLFEKATSGFSDADVDATWFHTVTYLLLPLGWIVVLWATGAYDRRYLGLGTDEFKRVLRGAVTVAASVSFLAFATKTDLSRLSVATALLGALVFILLFRFLARYALHVLRRRIGHAAHRMVLIGTLPEALEVFTAVTRSPAAGLIPVAIHLTDGYAAARGIETPVPVYAGRNVLALVREVGADTIAVCGSASSEPGELRRLAWQLEGSGVDLVVAPQLTDIAGPRVHIRPIEGLPLLHVEEPTLSGLGWLAKNLLDRVAAGLGLLVLAPLFLAVAIAIRASDRGPVFFRQSRVGHEGKVFRVWKFRTMYVDAEDRLASLVDQNETDGMLFKIRNDPRVFPVGRFLRASSIDELPQLINVLKGEMSLVGPRPLPADDGDFLGDVRRRLLVRPGMTGLWQVSGRSDLSWDEAVRLDLYYVDNWSLTYDLGILWRTIGVVLARKGAY; translated from the coding sequence GTGCGCCACGTCGACAGCTTCGAGATCCAACCACCCGTACCGGTGCCGCCGACCAACGGCGTACCCCGGTCCGCTTGGGCACGGGCCCGCCGCCGCGCGTCGCGCTGGCACCGCCCGTACACGGCGATCCTGCTCGGCCTGGACTTCGCCGCCGCCGTGCTGGCCAGCTTCGTGTCGATTTCGCTGTTCGAGAAGGCGACCTCCGGGTTCTCCGACGCGGACGTCGACGCCACCTGGTTCCACACCGTCACCTACCTGCTGCTGCCGCTCGGTTGGATCGTGGTCCTCTGGGCCACCGGCGCGTATGACCGCCGCTACCTCGGGTTGGGAACGGACGAGTTCAAGCGGGTCCTGCGGGGGGCGGTGACCGTCGCGGCGAGCGTTTCCTTTCTCGCCTTCGCCACCAAGACCGACCTTTCTCGACTTTCCGTCGCCACCGCACTACTCGGCGCGCTGGTGTTCATTCTGTTGTTCCGCTTCCTGGCCCGTTACGCCCTGCACGTCCTGCGCCGCCGGATCGGTCACGCGGCGCACCGGATGGTGCTGATCGGCACCCTGCCCGAAGCGCTGGAGGTCTTCACCGCGGTCACCCGCAGCCCGGCGGCCGGGCTGATCCCGGTCGCCATCCACCTCACCGACGGCTACGCGGCGGCCCGGGGGATCGAGACCCCGGTGCCCGTGTACGCCGGCCGCAACGTGCTCGCTCTGGTCCGGGAGGTGGGTGCGGACACCATCGCGGTCTGCGGATCGGCCAGCTCCGAGCCGGGAGAGCTGCGTCGGCTGGCCTGGCAACTCGAAGGCAGCGGGGTCGACCTGGTGGTCGCTCCGCAGCTCACCGACATCGCCGGCCCCCGGGTACACATCCGCCCGATCGAGGGCCTGCCGCTGCTGCACGTCGAGGAACCGACCTTGTCCGGGCTCGGCTGGCTGGCCAAGAACCTGCTCGACCGGGTGGCCGCCGGTCTGGGGCTGCTGGTGCTGGCACCGTTGTTCCTGGCCGTCGCGATCGCCATCCGGGCCTCCGATCGCGGTCCGGTGTTCTTCCGGCAGTCCCGGGTCGGGCACGAGGGCAAGGTCTTCCGGGTCTGGAAGTTCCGCACCATGTACGTCGACGCCGAGGATCGACTCGCCTCCCTGGTCGATCAGAACGAGACCGACGGCATGCTGTTCAAGATCCGCAACGATCCACGGGTCTTCCCGGTCGGCCGCTTCCTACGGGCCAGCTCGATCGACGAACTACCGCAGTTGATCAACGTGCTCAAGGGCGAGATGTCGCTGGTCGGTCCCCGGCCGCTGCCCGCCGACGACGGCGACTTCCTCGGCGACGTCCGGCGGCGGCTGCTGGTCCGGCCGGGCATGACCGGCCTGTGGCAGGTCTCCGGACGCTCCGACCTCTCCTGGGACGAGGCAGTCCGGCTGGACCTCTACTACGTCGACAACTGGTCGCTCACGTACGACCTGGGCATCCTCTGGCGCACCATCGGCGTCGTCCTGGCCCGCAAGGGCGCCTACTGA
- a CDS encoding histidine kinase → MAANVSASLAVLALVTALAAAVYAVVRLRARRGIATATQRATYQVLHTAGLAAEPLRNGLDSATAAKAVRQLRALVGAPGAALATASTVLAFDGRGSHHAAQLTAASARAIEAGRSLVLGGRDLACDRPDCPIRGAVVAPLTGPDGTSAVVLVAVVDDDPAPGLVQATLETARWAASQLALAELDSSRERLARAEVRALRAQISPHFIYNALTAIASFVRTDPERARNLILEFAEFTRYSFRAHGEFTTLAEELRSIDRYLTIERARFGERLQVRLQIAPEVLPVNLPFLCLQPLVENAVRHGLSRKPGLGTVSIQARDAGTECHITVEDDGVGMDPAVLSDRSTGGAATGGADGGGTATGGGTDGGGPDRRPSGDPLDDAGQHVGLSNVDERLRSVFGDQFGLVVETAVGAGTKVSMRVPKFHPDVRTGTAGRWEVIP, encoded by the coding sequence GTGGCGGCAAACGTATCCGCGTCGCTCGCGGTCCTGGCCCTGGTGACGGCCCTGGCCGCAGCCGTCTACGCGGTGGTCCGGCTCCGGGCCCGTCGGGGCATCGCCACCGCCACGCAGCGCGCGACCTACCAGGTTCTGCACACCGCCGGCCTGGCCGCCGAGCCACTGCGCAACGGCCTCGACTCCGCCACGGCGGCGAAAGCCGTACGGCAGCTTCGGGCCCTGGTCGGCGCGCCGGGCGCGGCGTTGGCCACCGCCAGCACCGTGCTCGCCTTCGACGGCCGGGGCAGCCACCACGCCGCGCAGCTGACCGCCGCCTCGGCGCGAGCCATCGAGGCCGGCCGGTCGCTGGTGCTCGGCGGTCGCGACCTCGCGTGCGACCGGCCCGACTGCCCGATCCGGGGCGCCGTCGTCGCCCCGCTGACCGGACCGGACGGCACCTCGGCGGTGGTGCTGGTCGCCGTCGTCGACGACGATCCCGCACCCGGCCTGGTGCAGGCGACGCTGGAGACCGCCCGCTGGGCCGCCAGCCAGCTGGCGCTCGCCGAGCTGGACTCGTCGCGGGAACGGCTCGCCCGCGCCGAGGTACGGGCGCTACGTGCCCAGATCAGCCCACATTTCATCTACAACGCGCTGACCGCAATCGCCTCGTTCGTCCGTACCGATCCGGAACGGGCCCGGAATCTGATCCTTGAGTTCGCCGAGTTCACCCGGTACTCCTTCCGGGCGCACGGCGAGTTCACCACACTGGCCGAGGAGCTGCGCTCCATCGATCGCTATCTGACCATCGAACGGGCCCGGTTCGGCGAACGCCTTCAGGTACGGCTGCAGATCGCCCCCGAGGTGCTTCCCGTCAACCTGCCGTTCCTCTGCCTGCAGCCACTGGTCGAGAACGCGGTGCGGCACGGCCTGTCGCGCAAGCCGGGACTGGGTACGGTGAGCATCCAGGCCCGGGACGCGGGCACCGAATGCCACATCACGGTCGAAGACGACGGAGTAGGCATGGATCCCGCCGTACTGTCGGACCGATCCACCGGCGGCGCGGCGACCGGCGGCGCGGACGGTGGCGGCACGGCGACTGGTGGCGGCACGGACGGTGGCGGGCCGGACCGTCGACCCAGTGGCGATCCACTCGACGACGCCGGCCAGCACGTCGGTCTGTCGAACGTCGACGAGCGGCTTCGGTCGGTCTTCGGGGATCAGTTCGGGCTGGTGGTCGAGACGGCGGTGGGAGCGGGTACGAAGGTGAGCATGCGGGTGCCGAAGTTCCACCCCGACGTCCGCACCGGGACGGCCGGGCGCTGGGAGGTGATCCCGTGA
- a CDS encoding LytTR family DNA-binding domain-containing protein — protein sequence MTPFLRVLAVDDEPPALDELAYLLRADPRVARLHTASDATEALRVLRDTDVDAVFLDIRMPGLNGMELARILRRFARPPAIVFVTAYDDAAVDAFDLGVTDYVRKPVRAERLAESVRRVLTARVVPAQPAALARAEEDPAIPVELAGTTRMLPRSAVRWVEAQGDYARLHTAEGSHLVRVPLATLGDRWADAGFVRIHRSFLVQLRLITELRLANSGYVVVIDGTELPVSRRHTRELKDKLVRAAKHDWSK from the coding sequence GTGACACCTTTCCTGCGGGTACTCGCCGTCGACGACGAGCCACCGGCGCTCGACGAATTGGCGTACCTGCTGCGCGCCGACCCCCGGGTGGCGCGGCTGCACACCGCGTCCGACGCCACCGAAGCGCTGCGGGTGTTGCGGGACACCGACGTCGACGCGGTCTTCCTCGACATCCGGATGCCCGGCCTCAACGGGATGGAACTGGCCCGGATCCTGCGCCGGTTCGCCCGTCCACCGGCGATCGTCTTCGTCACCGCCTACGACGACGCGGCGGTGGACGCGTTCGACCTGGGCGTCACCGACTACGTCCGCAAGCCGGTCCGGGCCGAGCGACTCGCCGAATCGGTCCGGCGGGTGCTCACCGCACGGGTCGTGCCGGCGCAGCCGGCCGCGCTGGCCCGTGCCGAGGAGGATCCGGCGATTCCGGTCGAGCTGGCCGGCACCACCCGGATGCTGCCCCGGTCCGCCGTACGGTGGGTGGAGGCGCAGGGCGACTACGCCCGACTGCACACGGCCGAAGGGTCCCATCTGGTCCGGGTGCCGCTCGCCACCCTCGGGGACCGCTGGGCCGACGCCGGGTTCGTCCGCATCCACCGGTCTTTCCTCGTCCAACTACGGCTAATCACCGAACTACGATTGGCCAATTCTGGCTACGTGGTGGTGATCGACGGCACCGAGCTTCCGGTCTCCCGCCGGCATACCCGCGAGTTGAAGGACAAGCTGGTTCGAGCCGCCAAGCACGACTGGAGCAAGTGA
- a CDS encoding ABC transporter substrate-binding protein — protein sequence MLVSRGSRTAALAVCATLLVTASGCGESSAEGDDDAPPASVRLYGTDGNMSNSFGAEFADQVGLLAGMKGTSPLTPLSDDFIGRLRAVDSQLTGFLYAGEAYDAVVITALAAQLAGNTDPADIAAQINGVTTGGEPCDVVARCLELARDGTDIEYRGISLKRGGFTDAGEPSTASYATLHFGENGQINDGKTEFVGAGDESTTTTAAPPPAKAQNGSGRGSGAPLKLGGLLPRTGDLSLAYPPLAAGAALGVEEVNAAGGVLGDSVEWFDGDDGTNPDVARATVARHVDEGVHVIIGAGASGISRAVLPDVVAAGLILFSPSNTDAGLSSVADEGLYFRTAPSDLLQGRALADVILRDGPQRVAVVARKDSYGEGLQENVRAELARAGIGPERIKLLTYELPEGADAPPIDFDSGAEEVKEFGADAILVIGFGESAEVIKALAAVGLPIAG from the coding sequence ATGCTCGTGTCACGCGGCTCCCGCACCGCCGCTCTGGCCGTCTGCGCGACTCTGCTGGTCACCGCCAGCGGCTGTGGCGAGTCGTCAGCCGAGGGCGACGACGACGCCCCGCCCGCCTCCGTCCGGTTGTATGGCACCGACGGCAACATGAGCAACTCGTTCGGCGCCGAGTTCGCCGATCAGGTCGGCCTGCTCGCCGGGATGAAGGGCACCAGCCCGCTCACGCCGCTCTCCGACGACTTCATCGGACGGCTGCGGGCCGTCGACTCGCAACTGACCGGTTTCCTCTACGCCGGGGAAGCGTACGACGCCGTGGTGATCACCGCCCTGGCCGCGCAGCTGGCCGGTAACACCGACCCGGCGGACATCGCCGCCCAGATCAACGGGGTCACCACCGGCGGTGAACCCTGTGACGTCGTCGCGCGCTGCCTCGAACTCGCCCGCGACGGTACGGACATCGAGTATCGCGGCATCTCGCTCAAGCGCGGCGGTTTCACCGACGCCGGGGAACCCTCCACCGCGAGCTACGCCACGTTGCACTTCGGTGAGAACGGTCAGATCAACGACGGCAAGACCGAGTTCGTGGGAGCCGGCGACGAGTCGACAACGACCACGGCCGCGCCGCCGCCGGCCAAGGCGCAGAACGGTTCCGGCCGGGGCAGTGGTGCTCCGCTCAAGCTCGGCGGACTGTTACCCCGTACCGGTGATCTGTCGCTGGCCTATCCGCCGCTGGCCGCCGGTGCCGCGCTCGGCGTCGAGGAGGTCAACGCCGCCGGTGGTGTGCTCGGCGACTCGGTGGAGTGGTTCGACGGCGACGACGGCACCAATCCGGACGTCGCCCGCGCGACGGTCGCCCGGCACGTCGACGAAGGCGTACACGTCATCATCGGCGCCGGCGCCTCCGGCATCTCCCGGGCGGTGTTGCCGGACGTCGTAGCCGCCGGCCTGATCCTCTTCTCCCCGTCCAACACCGACGCCGGGCTCAGCAGCGTCGCCGACGAAGGTCTGTACTTCCGGACCGCGCCGTCGGACCTGCTGCAGGGCCGGGCGCTGGCCGACGTCATCCTGCGGGACGGCCCGCAACGCGTCGCCGTGGTGGCACGCAAGGACTCGTACGGCGAAGGGCTCCAGGAGAACGTCCGGGCCGAGTTGGCCCGGGCCGGGATCGGGCCGGAGCGGATCAAGCTGCTCACCTACGAACTACCGGAGGGCGCGGACGCCCCGCCGATCGACTTCGACAGCGGCGCCGAGGAGGTCAAGGAGTTCGGCGCCGACGCGATCCTCGTCATCGGGTTCGGCGAGTCGGCCGAGGTGATCAAGGCACTGGCCGCGGTGGGGTTGCCGATAGCCGGATAG